One Caldalkalibacillus thermarum DNA window includes the following coding sequences:
- a CDS encoding CoA-binding protein, translated as MTDKVKELIQLLHHANVTREEIKEILTKYKRIAVVGLSDNPHRTSYQVAEYMQQAGYEIIPVNPMITESLGQKAYPSLKDVPGKIDIVNVFRHSEDTVEPAKEAVEIGAKVLWLQLGIVNEEAFRIASEAGLKVIMDRCIKVEHALLTGSR; from the coding sequence TTGACTGATAAGGTAAAGGAGTTGATTCAATTGCTTCATCATGCCAATGTAACTCGGGAAGAGATTAAGGAGATTTTAACCAAGTACAAACGGATTGCTGTTGTGGGTCTGTCTGATAATCCCCACCGCACAAGTTACCAGGTAGCGGAGTATATGCAACAGGCGGGATACGAGATTATTCCGGTTAACCCTATGATTACTGAGTCATTAGGGCAAAAGGCTTATCCATCATTGAAGGATGTCCCCGGAAAGATCGATATTGTCAATGTGTTTCGGCACAGTGAGGATACAGTGGAACCAGCCAAAGAAGCAGTGGAGATTGGGGCGAAAGTGCTGTGGTTGCAGCTGGGTATTGTTAATGAAGAAGCATTTCGCATCGCCAGTGAAGCCGGGCTTAAAGTGATTATGGACCGGTGTATTAAAGTGGAACACGCCCTTTTAACTGGGAGCCGATAA
- the bshB2 gene encoding bacillithiol biosynthesis deacetylase BshB2, with protein MFLLTVYDQDYREEWPYLTGRELQEERHVVVLFPHPDDESFVAAGTIALLNQYGIPVTYICATLGEMGRRMGHPVLANRETLPELRKQELERACAILGISDLRLLGLRDKTLEFEDEEWLISQIGDLLSEIHPSLVITFYPGHAIHPDHDALAYAAVEAVARMPEEIRPTVYCRAISPQRFEALGKPDVVIDISTVADKKIAAMKAHQSQTKEMMKELEQKIAAEEPEAMRWVQREEFWTYTF; from the coding sequence ATGTTTTTATTAACGGTTTACGATCAAGACTACAGAGAGGAGTGGCCTTATTTGACCGGAAGAGAGCTGCAAGAAGAACGCCATGTGGTTGTCCTTTTTCCCCATCCAGACGACGAATCTTTTGTAGCTGCCGGAACCATTGCCCTGCTGAACCAATACGGCATCCCTGTTACCTATATTTGTGCCACTCTTGGAGAAATGGGGCGCAGAATGGGGCATCCGGTTCTGGCCAACCGGGAAACATTACCTGAATTGCGTAAGCAGGAATTAGAGCGGGCCTGCGCCATCCTGGGCATTTCAGACTTAAGATTATTGGGGTTGCGGGACAAAACCCTCGAATTTGAAGATGAGGAATGGTTAATCAGCCAAATCGGAGACCTTCTAAGCGAGATCCACCCCTCTTTAGTCATCACTTTCTACCCGGGACATGCCATTCACCCTGACCATGATGCACTGGCTTATGCCGCGGTTGAAGCGGTGGCCCGCATGCCTGAGGAAATCCGTCCAACTGTATACTGCAGGGCTATTTCGCCCCAGCGATTTGAAGCACTCGGGAAACCTGATGTGGTGATTGATATTAGCACTGTTGCAGATAAGAAGATCGCAGCCATGAAGGCCCACCAATCCCAAACAAAAGAGATGATGAAAGAGTTGGAACAAAAGATCGCAGCGGAAGAGCCTGAGGCCATGCGCTGGGTCCAGCGCGAGGAATTTTGGACGTACACATTTTAG
- a CDS encoding YojF family protein, with product MKPINADAVQSCLERLKGKELFLHLETTSGAYAAHHAGKPFVAGAFIRNGLIRYQHGKIKGSGPYRVGLKMDLGWVYAEGLTHFVIDQRGRLLLAGYDDSGNLTVALQLSEEPFDH from the coding sequence ATGAAACCTATTAATGCGGATGCTGTTCAATCCTGTTTGGAACGTCTAAAAGGGAAAGAGCTGTTTCTCCATTTGGAAACAACCAGCGGGGCCTATGCAGCCCATCACGCTGGAAAACCATTTGTTGCGGGTGCTTTCATACGTAACGGGCTTATCCGTTATCAGCATGGTAAAATCAAGGGAAGCGGCCCTTACCGGGTGGGGTTAAAGATGGATCTGGGCTGGGTCTATGCAGAGGGATTGACCCACTTTGTAATTGACCAGCGCGGGCGTCTGCTTCTTGCCGGGTATGATGACAGCGGCAATCTTACGGTTGCCCTGCAATTGAGTGAAGAACCGTTCGATCACTAA
- a CDS encoding PAS domain-containing sensor histidine kinase, with amino-acid sequence MVNQGYTHLFVSITLVAAIVFNLVWQHPFLWTLLIIPSVAIVYTYPNWKVAILTGISLTALKYGTELVIFNRESAQDRLGSLMLVTAIIWSVIMTLTYLRHFNDPFRKKLEQNEQQLRTLINAMPDFVCFKDGKGRWLEVNQFGLELFQLKNVAYKGKKDSELAECSPFQREALLNCEVSDEKAWQSKSIVHCEETFPQPDGQTKTFDVTKVPLFHPDGRRKGLLVIGRDITARKQAEAELRETKERLQLLLDVCPVGIGVIVDDKVAFINDAGVKLLGGCSAAQIVGQSVYNFVHPDCLDDVKEVRKKVLLEGYSSIQIERKVTRLDGKVIFAEITSTRITYSGKPATLIVAKDITNRKQSEELLLKSEKLAVVGELAACVAHEIKNPLTSLKGFVQLLQSGRGGKKEYFSIMLSELERINLIVSEFLLLAKKPQALNFQHKDVQVLLEHVTTLLNTQAIMNNVEIVTRIAGDIPPVYCDENQLKQVFINILKNAIEAMPDGGQVVVDVKRDGPDQILVRIKDQGCGIPEECMARLGEPFYSTKENGTGLGLTVSHKIIEVHQGRLEIKSKVNEGTTVDIILPVLADRHRS; translated from the coding sequence ATGGTTAATCAAGGCTACACACATCTGTTTGTGAGCATTACCCTGGTAGCGGCCATTGTTTTTAATCTGGTGTGGCAGCACCCTTTTTTGTGGACGTTGTTGATTATTCCGTCTGTTGCGATTGTCTACACTTATCCCAATTGGAAGGTGGCAATCTTAACCGGGATATCGCTCACTGCTTTAAAATATGGTACGGAGCTGGTCATATTCAATCGGGAATCGGCTCAAGATCGTCTTGGTTCCTTAATGTTAGTGACGGCAATCATCTGGTCTGTCATCATGACACTGACCTACCTGAGGCACTTTAATGATCCATTTAGGAAAAAGCTGGAACAGAATGAACAGCAGTTACGTACCCTCATTAACGCCATGCCCGACTTTGTCTGTTTTAAGGATGGAAAAGGACGCTGGCTTGAAGTGAATCAATTTGGCTTGGAGCTTTTCCAACTCAAAAATGTTGCTTATAAGGGGAAAAAAGATTCTGAACTGGCCGAGTGCAGCCCGTTTCAACGGGAGGCTTTGTTAAACTGCGAGGTGTCAGATGAAAAAGCGTGGCAATCTAAAAGCATCGTACACTGTGAAGAGACTTTCCCGCAGCCTGATGGACAAACAAAAACCTTTGATGTGACCAAAGTGCCTTTATTTCATCCAGATGGCCGGCGCAAGGGACTTCTGGTGATTGGCCGGGATATCACAGCAAGAAAACAGGCAGAAGCAGAGTTGAGAGAGACGAAGGAGCGGTTGCAATTACTATTGGATGTCTGCCCAGTCGGCATCGGTGTGATTGTCGATGATAAAGTAGCTTTTATCAATGATGCGGGTGTGAAACTGCTGGGTGGATGCAGCGCCGCACAGATTGTCGGTCAATCTGTCTATAACTTTGTACACCCAGATTGTTTGGACGATGTAAAAGAGGTCCGAAAAAAGGTGCTTCTAGAAGGGTATTCCAGTATCCAAATTGAACGCAAGGTGACCCGTTTAGACGGGAAAGTGATCTTTGCTGAGATTACTTCGACGCGCATCACATATAGCGGAAAGCCAGCTACCCTTATCGTGGCCAAAGATATTACCAATCGCAAGCAATCGGAGGAGTTGCTTTTAAAATCGGAAAAACTGGCTGTGGTTGGGGAACTTGCTGCATGCGTGGCCCATGAAATCAAGAATCCGTTAACGTCACTTAAGGGGTTTGTACAGCTGTTACAATCGGGGCGTGGCGGCAAAAAGGAATACTTCTCCATTATGTTGTCGGAACTGGAACGCATTAATTTAATTGTCAGCGAATTTTTGTTACTGGCTAAAAAACCCCAGGCTTTAAACTTTCAGCACAAGGATGTGCAGGTCCTGCTCGAGCATGTGACCACCCTGCTGAACACCCAAGCCATTATGAACAATGTGGAAATTGTGACCCGCATAGCAGGGGATATCCCTCCTGTCTACTGTGATGAAAACCAATTGAAGCAAGTGTTTATTAACATCCTGAAAAACGCCATTGAAGCAATGCCGGACGGCGGCCAGGTGGTTGTGGATGTTAAGCGTGACGGTCCGGATCAAATCCTGGTGCGCATCAAGGATCAAGGGTGCGGCATTCCGGAAGAGTGTATGGCCAGGCTGGGTGAACCCTTTTACTCGACGAAAGAAAACGGGACGGGATTGGGTTTAACGGTGAGTCACAAAATTATTGAGGTGCATCAAGGACGGTTGGAGATTAAGAGCAAAGTAAATGAAGGTACGACAGTAGATATCATTTTGCCCGTTTTGGCTGATCGTCATAGAAGTTGA
- a CDS encoding dUTP diphosphatase, translating into MVNLKPLFEIQRALDEKIIAKHGLYQQNLIPKKILALQVELGELANESRCFKFWSVKPPSPREVILEEYVDALHFVLSIGLEKGYDQVVRVQKRQTEVPEVEAFRQVFDCITRFAETEDSQAYQALFQSVLDLGNRLGFSWEEIEQAYKKKNEVNHLRQEQGY; encoded by the coding sequence GTGGTCAATTTGAAACCATTGTTTGAGATTCAAAGGGCATTGGATGAAAAGATCATAGCCAAACATGGCCTCTATCAGCAAAATCTGATCCCTAAAAAGATTCTGGCCTTACAGGTGGAGCTGGGCGAACTGGCTAATGAAAGCCGCTGCTTTAAATTTTGGAGCGTGAAACCCCCTTCCCCGCGAGAGGTGATTTTAGAAGAATATGTGGATGCGCTCCACTTTGTGTTGTCCATTGGTTTGGAGAAAGGGTATGATCAGGTTGTCCGCGTTCAAAAACGACAGACCGAAGTGCCAGAAGTAGAAGCATTCCGCCAGGTGTTTGATTGTATCACCCGTTTTGCGGAGACGGAGGACAGCCAAGCTTATCAAGCGTTGTTCCAGTCTGTTCTGGATTTGGGGAATCGCTTGGGTTTTTCCTGGGAAGAAATCGAACAGGCTTATAAGAAAAAAAATGAAGTGAATCATCTGCGTCAAGAGCAAGGGTACTAA
- a CDS encoding MFS transporter: protein MKRCTPNGKRWYATGDTDGKKHVSAYQNADPVLYAGLERGKYMCPMLIIFLAAMNVFMILYAPQPLLPLFAEDFGVSIPTASLTIAVTIIALAIASLLLAPAFDKWRRKKVMLFASIALIWPSVMLCITQPFSMVLFWRILYGLFIPGVTAVMMAYIAEEFPPEQRGRVMGVYVSANVAGGLLGRVISGPIAEAYSWQAVFGALALYSTLISLLIWKLLSNSQHQPQRSEQSFLVHFRNPALLGTFLIGFSQFFAFIGFFTYIPFYASTAPFQLTVTQISLLYLTYAFGILSAPIAGFLSDKIGRRTTMAAGHVIGAMGILLTLWPSVPSLLIGSSLLTLGNFASQSAATAYVTDVALESRGAATSLYLFFFYVGGSLGAWLPGFLWNDFGWRGLVVITVSMLVLALLSNILLTKRHGQHHDPIRSSAPPS from the coding sequence ATCAAGCGTTGTACGCCGAATGGGAAGCGATGGTACGCAACCGGTGATACTGATGGAAAAAAACATGTCTCTGCGTACCAAAATGCTGATCCTGTCCTTTACGCTGGTCTTGAAAGGGGGAAATACATGTGCCCAATGTTGATCATCTTTCTGGCTGCCATGAATGTATTCATGATCCTTTATGCACCGCAACCCCTGCTGCCTTTGTTTGCCGAAGACTTTGGGGTCTCCATTCCAACGGCAAGTTTGACTATAGCCGTGACGATTATTGCCCTGGCCATTGCTTCTCTGCTCCTGGCGCCTGCTTTTGACAAATGGAGAAGAAAAAAAGTGATGCTGTTTGCCAGTATCGCCCTCATCTGGCCAAGTGTCATGTTGTGCATCACCCAACCGTTTTCAATGGTCTTGTTCTGGCGCATCCTGTATGGCCTGTTCATACCAGGTGTCACAGCGGTGATGATGGCCTACATTGCAGAAGAATTTCCTCCGGAACAACGGGGCAGGGTCATGGGAGTCTATGTCAGTGCCAATGTGGCAGGGGGATTGCTGGGCCGGGTCATATCAGGTCCTATTGCTGAAGCCTATTCATGGCAAGCTGTTTTTGGTGCCCTTGCCTTGTATTCAACCCTTATTTCGTTGTTGATATGGAAGTTATTGTCAAATTCCCAACATCAACCGCAACGCAGTGAACAAAGCTTTTTAGTTCACTTTAGAAATCCAGCGTTACTAGGGACTTTCTTGATCGGGTTTTCTCAGTTTTTCGCGTTTATTGGTTTTTTTACATATATCCCTTTCTATGCAAGCACAGCCCCTTTTCAGTTAACCGTCACTCAAATTTCATTATTGTATCTTACTTACGCTTTTGGCATTTTATCAGCTCCCATTGCGGGATTTCTATCTGACAAAATCGGCAGGCGGACCACCATGGCCGCAGGGCATGTCATCGGCGCAATGGGTATCCTGCTAACGCTCTGGCCCTCTGTTCCGTCGCTGCTCATTGGTTCGTCATTGTTGACACTTGGCAACTTTGCCTCCCAGTCGGCAGCCACCGCTTATGTGACAGATGTTGCCCTTGAGTCACGGGGGGCCGCCACATCTCTATATCTGTTTTTTTTCTATGTGGGAGGAAGTTTGGGGGCCTGGCTGCCAGGCTTTCTGTGGAATGACTTTGGATGGCGAGGTCTCGTGGTGATAACCGTCAGTATGCTTGTGTTAGCCTTATTGAGCAATATTTTGCTGACCAAAAGACACGGTCAGCACCATGATCCCATTCGCTCTTCTGCTCCACCATCTTAA
- a CDS encoding EAL domain-containing protein, producing the protein MTGHDLELELTEHTMVDKLEQVAEVMDQLKQLGVVLALDDFGTGYSSLHYLRRLKLDKLKIDRSFIEGLPADEEQEALVKAMLSVAHKLGMTVVAEGIETKEQLNVLRDWGCQLGQGYYLSRPLSVESLVDLMRNS; encoded by the coding sequence TTGACTGGACATGATTTGGAGCTGGAACTGACTGAGCATACCATGGTGGATAAACTGGAACAAGTGGCCGAGGTGATGGACCAACTGAAGCAACTGGGCGTGGTCTTAGCCCTGGATGATTTTGGAACAGGTTATAGTTCATTGCACTATTTGCGCCGGCTCAAACTGGATAAACTGAAGATCGACCGCAGCTTTATCGAAGGGTTGCCCGCTGACGAAGAACAAGAAGCCCTGGTTAAGGCCATGCTTTCTGTGGCACACAAGCTGGGAATGACGGTGGTGGCAGAGGGAATTGAAACCAAAGAGCAGCTCAATGTTTTACGAGATTGGGGCTGCCAGCTGGGACAAGGGTATTACTTGAGCCGACCACTGAGTGTAGAGTCGTTGGTTGACCTGATGAGGAACTCATGA
- a CDS encoding diguanylate cyclase domain-containing protein, whose translation MDRFQQVNDWLGQRAGDELLAMLGERFRHAIQVMDLYSSMA comes from the coding sequence TTGGATCGCTTTCAACAGGTGAATGACTGGCTCGGCCAGCGGGCCGGTGATGAGTTGTTGGCCATGCTGGGAGAACGATTCCGGCATGCGATCCAAGTCATGGATCTTTACAGCAGTATGGCTTGA
- a CDS encoding PAS domain S-box protein, with protein sequence MSFDHDADKRTGQKRTTVHLDEVKKQEMNRLLEELLGHSLEDLSALLHALNETTIVAITDPKGRITYVNDEFCRISGYSRDELLGQTHRLIVKMV encoded by the coding sequence ATGAGCTTCGATCATGATGCTGATAAACGGACTGGACAAAAACGGACCACTGTGCACTTGGATGAAGTGAAGAAGCAGGAAATGAACCGGCTTTTAGAGGAACTTCTAGGCCATTCACTGGAAGATTTGTCCGCTTTGCTTCATGCCCTGAATGAAACGACCATTGTGGCTATAACCGATCCCAAGGGACGTATCACTTATGTCAATGATGAGTTTTGCCGCATTTCCGGCTATAGCCGCGACGAATTGCTGGGCCAGACTCACCGCTTGATCGTAAAAATGGTTTAG
- the tpx gene encoding thiol peroxidase: MTQVTFKGQPVTLLGNQVKAGDQAPDFTVLDNNLNEVTLADSQGTVRLISVVPSIDTGVCDQQTRRFNEEAAQLEGVSILTISVDLPFAQKRWCAASGVDKVQVLSDHRDLSFGMAYGVVIKELRLLTRSIFVIDHDNRIRYVEYVPEVTNHPDYEQALQAVRQVL; encoded by the coding sequence ATGACACAAGTGACCTTTAAAGGCCAACCGGTCACATTGTTGGGCAACCAAGTCAAAGCGGGGGATCAGGCACCTGATTTTACCGTACTGGATAACAATCTTAATGAGGTTACGCTGGCAGACTCTCAGGGAACTGTACGGCTGATCAGTGTGGTCCCGTCTATTGACACGGGAGTTTGTGACCAGCAGACCAGACGTTTCAATGAAGAAGCAGCCCAATTGGAAGGCGTCTCTATTTTAACGATTAGCGTCGATTTACCCTTTGCCCAAAAACGTTGGTGCGCTGCAAGCGGCGTGGACAAAGTGCAAGTGTTATCTGACCACCGGGACCTTTCATTTGGCATGGCTTACGGTGTGGTCATTAAGGAATTGCGTTTGTTGACCCGGTCCATTTTTGTCATTGACCACGACAACCGTATCAGATATGTGGAATATGTCCCTGAAGTCACCAATCACCCTGATTATGAGCAAGCCCTTCAAGCTGTCCGGCAGGTGTTGTAG
- a CDS encoding IclR family transcriptional regulator, whose translation MNQSVIRALKLLDLFTGEQAELSLSQIAKKVNLSKPTVYRLLTSLEMCGFLVKKKYTDQDIRYRLGLKLLELGTIVSEQLELRKIALPHMERLCQEIEEIVHLVIADGDQAVYIEKVETNQDLRLYTRVGKRSPFYVGSGPKLLLAYMPEEERNKILKHIKFQPFTANTITSLEELEQEINTIRRNGFAVSRGEQDLGTVGLSFPVRDHTGKVVAALGVSGLNMRFTGEREALIKEKTQQAAVQISTELGYKPHV comes from the coding sequence ATGAATCAAAGCGTCATCCGGGCACTGAAATTATTGGATTTATTCACGGGCGAGCAAGCTGAACTCAGTTTAAGCCAAATTGCCAAAAAAGTGAATCTGTCCAAACCAACCGTGTACCGGCTGCTCACTTCCCTGGAGATGTGCGGTTTTCTGGTTAAGAAAAAGTACACGGATCAGGATATTCGGTACAGGCTGGGCCTTAAATTATTGGAGCTGGGTACCATCGTCTCAGAACAGCTGGAGTTGCGTAAAATCGCTTTACCCCACATGGAGCGGCTCTGTCAAGAGATTGAAGAGATTGTCCACCTGGTCATTGCCGACGGGGATCAAGCGGTGTACATCGAAAAGGTGGAAACCAACCAAGACTTAAGGCTGTATACCCGCGTCGGGAAGCGCTCTCCTTTTTACGTGGGGTCAGGTCCCAAACTGCTTTTGGCTTACATGCCGGAAGAGGAACGGAACAAGATATTGAAGCATATCAAGTTTCAGCCCTTTACCGCTAATACCATCACCAGCTTGGAAGAACTGGAGCAAGAAATTAATACCATCCGCCGCAATGGATTTGCCGTCAGCCGGGGTGAACAAGATCTCGGAACAGTCGGCCTTTCTTTTCCAGTCAGAGACCATACCGGAAAGGTAGTGGCTGCCCTCGGGGTAAGCGGGTTGAATATGCGCTTTACCGGAGAAAGGGAAGCTTTGATTAAAGAAAAAACGCAACAGGCCGCTGTGCAGATATCAACTGAATTGGGCTATAAACCCCATGTCTAA
- a CDS encoding LysR family transcriptional regulator, producing MIRIFNTNWRGSQLDIKHIEAFVHVAKTGSFSKAAERLYLTQPSISARIKALENELGCSLFDRSAKAIGLNHAGRAFLPFAEEIIRHYQEGKLSVQNTNNVLAGELEFATVNIASNYLLPQITKKFYDQYPYIKLCIHTRSSMEVLDMVLAHDVPFGIARSVTHPKVENIPLIYDEIVLAVYPGHPFSSFKQISLKKIVNEPLICFNRGTADWALIYGAFKKAGVEPNIVLEIDNIEAMKQMVKQKIGIALLSRFTVEEEIRTENICVVPIQDALNIKRNLDLIFLKEQHFHGISQLFLTFLFNQFQKAEPKFLKGYAT from the coding sequence ATCATACGAATTTTTAATACAAACTGGAGGGGAAGTCAGCTGGATATCAAGCATATCGAGGCGTTTGTGCATGTCGCCAAAACGGGAAGTTTCAGCAAGGCAGCCGAACGGTTGTACTTAACGCAGCCTTCTATCAGCGCGCGGATTAAAGCGTTGGAAAACGAACTCGGCTGCTCTCTGTTTGACCGTTCTGCCAAAGCAATCGGCCTTAATCATGCGGGAAGAGCGTTTCTGCCTTTTGCCGAAGAAATCATCCGCCATTATCAAGAAGGAAAGTTATCCGTTCAAAACACAAACAATGTGCTGGCCGGGGAATTGGAATTTGCCACGGTCAACATCGCCTCTAACTATTTATTGCCCCAAATCACGAAAAAATTTTACGATCAATACCCCTATATCAAGTTATGCATTCATACCAGAAGTTCCATGGAAGTGCTGGATATGGTGCTGGCACACGATGTCCCTTTCGGTATCGCCCGCAGCGTCACCCATCCGAAAGTGGAAAATATTCCGCTTATTTATGATGAAATCGTCTTAGCCGTCTATCCCGGTCACCCTTTTAGTTCATTCAAACAGATCAGTCTCAAAAAAATTGTGAACGAACCGCTCATCTGCTTTAACCGGGGAACCGCAGACTGGGCATTAATCTATGGCGCTTTTAAAAAGGCCGGGGTTGAACCCAACATTGTGTTGGAAATCGACAATATTGAAGCCATGAAACAAATGGTCAAGCAAAAAATCGGTATCGCGCTCCTGTCCCGGTTTACTGTAGAAGAAGAAATCCGCACTGAAAACATTTGCGTGGTGCCGATCCAAGATGCGCTGAACATTAAGCGTAACCTGGACCTCATCTTTTTAAAAGAGCAACATTTTCATGGCATCAGTCAGTTGTTTTTAACGTTTCTGTTCAATCAGTTTCAAAAAGCTGAGCCCAAATTCCTTAAAGGGTATGCTACTTAA
- a CDS encoding M55 family metallopeptidase: MKLFISADMEGITGLVDESFVDPSKHNYARGQEIMTQEVNHVIETALHHGCREVIVNDSHSRMNNLLIEKLHPEAQLISGGAKPYSMVQGLDDSFSAAIFVGYHAKASHQGVLSHSMTFGARRMYINDTEVGELGFNAYVAGYYGVPVIMVAGDDQTAQEAEALIPGVTTAVVKKAISRTSALCLTPEKSGQLLREKTAQALSNLGQVQPLVPPQQPVLRIEFANYGQAEYASLMPGAEIETGTTVKFQAKHILEAYQAMLVMTKLATHATFC; encoded by the coding sequence ATGAAACTGTTTATCTCTGCAGATATGGAAGGAATTACGGGGCTTGTTGATGAGAGTTTTGTTGACCCAAGCAAGCACAATTATGCGCGCGGTCAGGAAATCATGACCCAAGAGGTGAATCACGTCATTGAAACAGCTTTGCACCATGGTTGCCGGGAAGTAATTGTCAATGACAGCCATTCCAGGATGAATAATTTACTGATTGAAAAGTTGCATCCTGAGGCCCAGCTTATCTCCGGTGGTGCCAAGCCTTATTCAATGGTCCAAGGCTTAGATGACTCGTTTTCGGCGGCTATCTTTGTCGGCTATCACGCCAAAGCATCTCATCAAGGCGTGCTGAGCCACTCCATGACCTTCGGCGCCAGACGTATGTATATCAATGACACGGAGGTCGGTGAGTTGGGTTTCAACGCCTATGTGGCCGGATATTATGGCGTGCCCGTGATTATGGTTGCCGGGGATGACCAGACGGCACAAGAAGCGGAAGCTCTGATTCCGGGCGTGACAACAGCTGTCGTCAAAAAGGCCATCTCCCGCACCTCTGCACTATGTTTAACCCCTGAAAAAAGCGGACAACTGTTGCGTGAAAAAACAGCACAGGCACTAAGCAACCTTGGTCAAGTGCAGCCACTTGTGCCTCCGCAACAACCGGTTTTACGCATTGAATTTGCCAATTACGGCCAAGCGGAATACGCCAGTCTTATGCCCGGCGCGGAGATTGAAACAGGAACGACCGTTAAATTTCAGGCCAAACATATTTTGGAAGCCTACCAGGCCATGCTGGTGATGACGAAGTTAGCGACCCACGCAACCTTTTGCTAG
- a CDS encoding ABC transporter permease — protein sequence MGKFILRRFLTMIVTVWVIITLTFILMHAIPGSPFDSERTTNEAVTRNLMAHYNLDQPKYVQYVTYLKSLIQLDLGPAITHTETVNEIITRAFPVSFFLGAVALGFAIISGIALGVMAALRHNGMIDHMAMIISVIGISIPNFILATLLIQYVAVEWGLLPVATWGTWKHVILPALALSTGPLAIIARLTRSNMLDVLTQDYIRTAKAKGLAPATIIIKHALRNALLPVVTVLGTLLAGVLTGTFVIEKIFAIPGMGKYFVTGINHRDYPVIMGTTIFYSVILVIMMFLVDIAYGLLDPRIKLHKKEE from the coding sequence TTGGGCAAGTTTATTCTCCGCCGCTTTTTAACCATGATCGTGACGGTGTGGGTCATCATTACGCTCACCTTCATCCTCATGCATGCCATTCCCGGGTCCCCATTTGACAGTGAACGGACAACGAATGAGGCGGTCACCCGGAACTTAATGGCCCATTACAATCTGGATCAGCCCAAATATGTGCAATACGTGACTTACCTTAAGTCCCTCATCCAGCTGGATTTGGGTCCTGCCATCACACATACGGAAACCGTCAATGAGATCATCACCAGAGCCTTTCCAGTTTCCTTTTTCCTAGGCGCTGTTGCTTTAGGTTTTGCCATTATTTCGGGGATCGCACTGGGTGTGATGGCTGCCTTGAGACATAACGGCATGATTGATCATATGGCCATGATCATTTCCGTTATCGGCATTTCAATCCCTAATTTTATTCTGGCCACCCTTTTAATCCAGTACGTTGCAGTTGAGTGGGGATTGCTCCCGGTGGCGACATGGGGAACGTGGAAACATGTCATATTACCGGCCTTGGCCCTTTCCACCGGGCCCCTGGCCATCATTGCCCGTTTGACACGCTCAAACATGCTGGACGTGCTCACTCAAGATTATATTCGTACAGCAAAAGCAAAAGGCCTTGCTCCGGCCACGATCATCATCAAGCATGCCTTGCGCAATGCACTGCTGCCCGTCGTCACTGTGCTCGGAACTCTACTGGCCGGTGTGTTGACTGGAACGTTTGTGATCGAAAAAATTTTTGCCATTCCCGGTATGGGCAAATATTTTGTAACCGGCATCAATCACAGGGATTATCCGGTCATTATGGGGACGACGATCTTTTACAGCGTGATTCTGGTGATCATGATGTTCCTGGTCGATATTGCCTACGGGCTGCTTGATCCTCGCATCAAACTGCATAAGAAGGAGGAATAA